A single window of Coffea eugenioides isolate CCC68of chromosome 7, Ceug_1.0, whole genome shotgun sequence DNA harbors:
- the LOC113777091 gene encoding uncharacterized protein LOC113777091, translating into MDEISENYDCTIKYHPGKTNVVADTLSRQVQMAGLMIKELHLLEMVSYWNLRLESKKVILENILVNSTLLERIKGSQEKDTEVQKWSEKVEKGEKSDFNMGSNGILKFRNRIVVPNNEELKKEILEEAHRSKFTVHPGGNKMYQDLKSLPRTQRGHDAIWVIMDGLTKSAHFLPINMKYPLEKLATLYLDEIIRLLGIPLSIVSDKDPSGLGDKGSLGSKGNLELLKKEGKKARESKAGFAGPHASCGPHVADNDTGQRNTSQLPAHTMHHLIQE; encoded by the exons atggatgaaATTTCTGAAAACTATGACTGCACGATCaagtaccatccaggaaagACTAATGTAGTGGCCGATACTTTGAGTCGTCAAGTGCAAATGGCGGGGTTGATGATTAAGGAACTTCATTTGTTGGAAATGGTTAGCTATTGGAATCTTCGACTAGAATCGAAGAAAgtaattttggaaaatattttagtGAATTCCACCTTGTTGGAACGTATTAAGGGATCTCAAGAAAAGGACACTGAAGTGCAGAAATGGTCGGAAAAAgttgaaaaaggagaaaagtcaGATTTTAATATGGGATCGAATGGTATTTTGAAgtttcggaatcggatagtgGTGCCAAACAATGAGGAACTTAAGAAGGAGATTTTAGAAGAGGCGCACCGATCGAAATTTACGGTACatcctggagggaataaaatgtaccaagacctGAAGA GTTTACCTAGGACACAAAGAGgccatgatgctatttgggtaATAATGGATGGactgaccaaatcggctcattttctgccgattaatatgaaatacccgTTAGAGAAGTTGGCTaccttgtatttggatgagattatcagaCTGCTCGGAATTCCCTTGAGTATCGTGTCCGACAAAGACCCGAG TGGCCTTGGTGACAAGGGCTCACTCGGCTCCAAGGGGAATCTCGAGCTTCTCAAAAAGGAGGGAAAGAAGGCGAGGGAATCCAAAGCAGGATTCGCCGGCCCTCATGCGAGCTGTGGTCCGCATGTAGCTGATAATGATACTGGCCAGAGGAATACCAGTCAGCTGCCAGCCCATACCATGCATCATCTTATCCAAGAGTAG